A part of Vulpes lagopus strain Blue_001 chromosome 4, ASM1834538v1, whole genome shotgun sequence genomic DNA contains:
- the LOC121489886 gene encoding killer cell lectin-like receptor subfamily G member 2 isoform X2, whose protein sequence is MELSEGWMWSEEHCYYLSTEAQAWEASQAFCWTHHATLPLLSHTQDFLSRYPVSKHSWVGARRGRHGWHWIDGAPATPGVSPQLLLEDEEDRPDPQCGGLEEGKLMALDCASPRPWVCAKGAK, encoded by the coding sequence GGCTGGATGTGGTCCGAGGAGCACTGCTACTACCTCTCCACCGAAGCTCAGGCCTGGGAGGCCAGCCAGGCCTTCTGCTGGACTCACCATGCTACCCTCCCGCTGCTGAGCCACACCCAGGACTTCCTGAGCAGATACCCAGTCAGTAAGCACTCCTGGGTGGGAGCCCGGCGAGGCCGCCACGGCTGGCACTGGATCGACGGGGCCCCAGCTACTCCTGGAGTATCGCCCCAGCTACTCCTGGAGGACGAGGAGGACCGGCCGGATCCCCAGTGCGGAGGCCTGGAGGAGGGCAAGCTCATGGCCCTGGACTGTGCCTCGCCAAGACCGTGGGTCTGTGCCAAGGGGGCCAAGTGA